A stretch of Desulfobacter hydrogenophilus DNA encodes these proteins:
- a CDS encoding SH3 domain-containing protein — MKNRYLKFSTLIILVFFCLTTIMPAAALAGPGENPNYRRGRDGHGPGKNHKPGRGHDTVFKHVPPGSQKVRHRGDNYYSHRGRFYRHGPKGYFWVRPPIGIISYSLPAAAITVLIGGLTYYVYDSVYYRRVPAGYQVVQVPTQTTTIVHTPPAVPMDPADSGTQAVVTAKILNVRSGPGSNHGVLTQTYMGNVLIIQGSASDWYYVRLPDNTYGWVMKAFVTITGNGAQG; from the coding sequence ATGAAAAATAGATATTTGAAGTTTTCAACCCTAATCATTCTTGTGTTTTTTTGTTTAACCACCATCATGCCTGCCGCAGCCTTGGCGGGGCCGGGGGAGAACCCTAATTATCGCAGGGGCAGGGATGGTCACGGTCCCGGGAAAAACCACAAACCTGGAAGAGGGCATGATACGGTTTTCAAGCATGTTCCGCCCGGCAGCCAAAAGGTCAGGCACAGGGGAGATAACTATTATTCCCACAGAGGCCGCTTTTACAGGCATGGACCTAAAGGGTATTTCTGGGTTCGTCCGCCGATAGGTATCATTTCCTACAGTCTTCCGGCTGCTGCCATCACGGTGTTGATCGGGGGATTAACCTATTATGTGTATGATAGTGTGTATTATAGAAGGGTGCCTGCCGGATATCAGGTGGTACAAGTGCCCACCCAAACGACAACCATTGTACATACCCCCCCTGCTGTACCCATGGACCCGGCAGATTCCGGAACCCAGGCTGTGGTAACGGCCAAAATTTTGAATGTCCGGTCCGGTCCGGGAAGCAACCATGGCGTTTTGACCCAGACTTATATGGGTAATGTTCTGATCATACAGGGCAGTGCGTCTGACTGGTATTATGTCCGACTTCCTGATAACACCTATGGCTGGGTCATGAAAGCGTTTGTGACCATTACCGGCAACGGGGCCCAGGGGTAA
- a CDS encoding ABC transporter ATP-binding protein → MIAVEHLNVFFGHGQTRNHAVKDVGFTVETGDSFGIVGESGSGKSTVLNCISGLLTQWTGRMEIDGIRLKQTRNMAFYRKVQMVFQDPYGSLHPRHTIDRTLKEPVKIHRLGDANRRVARVLDEVGLGAKFRFRFPHQLSGGQRQRVAVARALILDPEIILLDEPTSALDVSIQAEVLNLLQDIRRGKKLTYILVSHDLAVVSHMCNTLLVMNRGKTVETITRDQLKSGAISEKYTKQLLVAGKGYDRAAIDQFQDFR, encoded by the coding sequence ATGATTGCCGTTGAGCATCTCAACGTTTTTTTCGGTCATGGACAGACCCGCAACCATGCAGTAAAGGATGTTGGTTTTACCGTGGAAACGGGTGACAGTTTCGGTATAGTGGGAGAGTCCGGATCAGGTAAATCAACCGTGCTTAACTGTATTTCAGGACTTTTGACCCAGTGGACAGGGCGTATGGAAATTGACGGCATCAGGTTGAAGCAAACAAGGAACATGGCGTTTTACCGCAAAGTTCAGATGGTTTTCCAGGACCCCTACGGCTCTCTTCATCCCAGGCATACCATTGACCGGACACTCAAGGAACCTGTGAAAATACACCGGCTTGGGGATGCCAACCGTCGGGTGGCGCGTGTCCTTGACGAAGTAGGGTTGGGCGCAAAATTCAGGTTTCGGTTTCCCCACCAGCTTTCCGGCGGGCAGCGTCAGCGGGTGGCTGTGGCCCGGGCACTTATCCTTGATCCTGAAATTATTCTGCTTGATGAACCCACCTCTGCCCTTGATGTCTCCATCCAGGCCGAGGTGCTCAATCTGCTCCAGGATATCCGAAGGGGAAAAAAATTGACCTATATCCTTGTCAGTCACGACCTTGCCGTGGTCTCCCATATGTGCAATACCCTTCTGGTGATGAATCGTGGAAAAACCGTTGAAACCATAACCCGCGATCAACTTAAAAGCGGTGCGATCAGTGAAAAGTACACAAAGCAGCTGCTGGTTGCCGGCAAGGGATATGACCGAGCCGCCATTGACCAGTTCCAGGATTTCAGATGA
- a CDS encoding ABC transporter ATP-binding protein yields MTGNTPLLTVNDLSVVFPSPKGDVCAVNRVSFAMGREKIGIVGESGSGKSVTGRAILRLLPPYARVRASDITFKSRNLLTYSEKQMRKIRGMEISMVMQDPKYSLNPVRTVGEQIREAYTIHHKAGKKQARQKTLDMLNAVRIRNPEQVYGLYPHEVSGGMGQRIMIAMMLIPQPSLLIADEPTSALDVTVQLQVLAILDDLVSERGMGLIFISHDLALVSSFCDRVIIMYGGQIMEVVDAGNLHKSNHPYTKGLLSCLPKIDGTQDHLPTLVRDEAWLKSAPICVHGEASS; encoded by the coding sequence ATGACCGGGAATACACCACTGCTCACGGTAAATGATTTGTCCGTGGTCTTTCCTTCTCCCAAGGGAGATGTCTGTGCGGTTAACCGTGTCAGCTTTGCCATGGGCAGAGAAAAAATAGGGATTGTGGGGGAGTCCGGTTCCGGAAAATCCGTGACCGGTCGGGCTATTCTGCGTCTGCTGCCGCCCTATGCCAGGGTCAGGGCATCGGATATTACCTTCAAGAGCAGAAATCTTCTGACCTATTCCGAAAAACAGATGCGAAAAATCAGGGGCATGGAGATCTCCATGGTCATGCAGGATCCAAAGTACTCCCTGAATCCGGTCAGAACCGTGGGAGAGCAGATCCGCGAGGCCTATACCATCCATCATAAAGCCGGAAAAAAGCAGGCCCGGCAAAAGACTTTAGATATGCTTAACGCCGTCAGGATCAGGAATCCGGAGCAGGTCTACGGCCTTTACCCCCATGAAGTATCCGGGGGCATGGGTCAGAGAATCATGATTGCCATGATGCTTATCCCTCAGCCCAGTCTGCTCATTGCCGATGAGCCCACCTCCGCCCTTGACGTTACGGTGCAGCTCCAGGTCCTTGCCATCCTTGATGATCTGGTCAGTGAACGGGGCATGGGGCTTATTTTTATTTCCCATGACCTGGCGCTTGTCTCCTCGTTCTGCGACAGGGTGATCATTATGTACGGCGGACAAATCATGGAAGTGGTGGATGCGGGCAATCTTCATAAATCAAATCATCCGTACACAAAAGGATTGCTTTCCTGTCTGCCTAAAATAGACGGCACCCAGGATCATTTGCCCACGCTTGTCCGGGATGAAGCCTGGCTTAAATCGGCGCCTATATGTGTCCATGGAGAGGCTTCGTCATGA